A single region of the Lineus longissimus chromosome 14, tnLinLong1.2, whole genome shotgun sequence genome encodes:
- the LOC135498914 gene encoding uncharacterized protein LOC135498914 — translation MELDEVRKGVKALGPRLVSRDHQWWDRYFLALENPNVNDKEWPLPKISQTIGFWKIDEDMTDVPQHLLEIRSGLTQQCPAVIIGNQGQMPAIQAVDRTKIEIGDLAAIYTVEKEGRPWIAKVIDINEDTIKIHWFHGSWNGVCRPWYNNISKKQVPRLDEVHVTSVVLWGFRLTENGACLTRTVARELKDRYDQIDSEETSSSLS, via the exons ATGGAGCTGGACGAGGTCCGCAAAGGCGTCAAGGCTCTCGGGCCAAGACTGGTGTCCCGAGATCACCAGTGGTGGGACCGCTACTTCCTAGCACTGGAAAATCCTAAC GTCAATGACAAGGAATGGCCGCTGCCCAAAATCAGCCAAACGATCGGCTTTTGGAAAATTGATGAAGATATGACAGACGTACCGCAGCATCTGTTGGAGATCAGATCCGGCCTCACACAACAATGCCCAGCG GTGATCATTGGTAATCAAGGACAAATGCCGGCAATTCAAGCGGTAGATCGAACAAAAATTGAGATTGGTGATCTGGCGGCAATATACACCGTGGAAAAGGAGGGTAGACCATGGATCGCCAAGGTGATTGATATCAATGAGGACACGATCAAGATTCATTGGTTCCATGGGTCTTGGAATGGAGTTTGCCGGCCATGGTACAACAACATCAGCAAAAAGCAAGTACCACGGCTGGATGAAGTTCATGTGACGAGTGTTGTTCTGTGGGGGTTTAGATTGACAGAGAACGGTGCTTGTTTGACTAGGACTGTGGCCAGAGAGTTGAAAGACAGGTACGATCAAATAGATAGTGAGGAGACATCTTCCTCTCTTTCATAA